Proteins from a single region of Dyadobacter fanqingshengii:
- a CDS encoding DMT family transporter — MSWIYLVSAGLLEVVWAYFMKQSDGFTRLIPTSITIITMIASFGLLALAMRTLPLSTAYTVWTGIGAVGAFLIGTFLLGEPANMMRVVAALLITAGLLIMKFS, encoded by the coding sequence ATGTCTTGGATTTATTTGGTTTCTGCGGGCCTCTTGGAGGTTGTTTGGGCTTACTTCATGAAGCAGTCGGACGGTTTTACCCGGCTAATTCCCACATCAATTACTATCATTACGATGATCGCCAGCTTTGGCTTGCTTGCCTTGGCTATGCGCACACTGCCATTAAGTACTGCTTATACCGTTTGGACTGGGATTGGTGCTGTCGGGGCGTTCCTTATTGGCACCTTTCTGCTTGGAGAACCAGCTAATATGATGCGCGTGGTCGCCGCTTTGTTAATCACCGCCGGCCTCCTGATCATGAAATTCTCGTAA
- a CDS encoding SDR family oxidoreductase, with protein MQIFWSLSITGASSGIGEATAELLAAKGAKVVLGARRADLLATLTERIRQAGGHAVYLQMDVTKRTEVASLVQLALDEFGRLDVIISNAGISQLQLLEDVDVEGLGAND; from the coding sequence TTGCAAATCTTTTGGTCGCTGTCCATCACTGGCGCAAGTAGTGGCATAGGTGAAGCCACGGCGGAACTGCTTGCAGCAAAGGGAGCGAAAGTCGTTCTCGGTGCTCGCAGGGCAGATCTTTTAGCAACTCTAACAGAACGCATCCGGCAAGCAGGCGGCCATGCGGTTTACTTGCAAATGGATGTTACCAAGCGGACAGAAGTCGCGTCCCTGGTACAATTGGCTTTGGATGAATTTGGCCGTTTAGATGTAATCATTAGTAATGCAGGCATCAGCCAGCTGCAATTATTGGAGGATGTAGATGTGGAAGGTTTGGGAGCAAATGATTGA
- a CDS encoding helix-turn-helix domain-containing protein, producing the protein MIDLLTTADVAYALGFEHPQSFNKLFKQKTGMSPAAFRKLLNPN; encoded by the coding sequence ATGATTGACCTGCTTACAACGGCTGATGTGGCTTATGCATTAGGCTTTGAGCATCCGCAGTCTTTCAACAAATTATTCAAACAAAAAACCGGCATGTCACCCGCTGCTTTTCGTAAGTTGCTGAATCCGAATTAG